From a single Stackebrandtia endophytica genomic region:
- a CDS encoding thiamine-phosphate kinase, whose translation MESEESALAQAGEFGFIARLTERLDQGAGVRLGPGDDAAVVAAPDRNVVASTDMLVEGRHFRRDWSTGLDVGHKAAAANLADIAAMGGKGTALLVGLCVPDDMPMGWAEDLADGLTAEAARVGASVVGGDTVAGPVLTVAVTALGDLQGREAVTRAGAKPGDVLAVAGRLGWSAAGTTILSRGFRSPGALVNAHRRPEVPYPAGPVGAVLGATAMIDVSDGLLADLGHIAGQSGVAIDVDRSSVEIPTQMRDAGQALGVDPYEWVLTGGEDHALVATFPPDVLLGPDWTVIGRVDSGSGVTVDGLPYQGQLGWDHGRA comes from the coding sequence GTGGAGAGTGAAGAAAGCGCACTGGCGCAAGCTGGAGAGTTCGGATTCATCGCCCGATTGACCGAACGCCTGGACCAGGGGGCGGGCGTCCGGCTCGGTCCCGGTGACGACGCCGCAGTAGTCGCCGCGCCCGACCGCAACGTCGTCGCCAGCACCGACATGCTGGTCGAGGGGCGGCACTTCCGCCGCGACTGGTCCACCGGCCTGGACGTGGGGCACAAGGCCGCCGCCGCCAACCTGGCCGACATCGCCGCAATGGGCGGCAAGGGCACTGCGCTGTTGGTGGGGTTGTGCGTTCCCGACGACATGCCGATGGGTTGGGCCGAGGACCTCGCCGACGGACTCACCGCCGAAGCCGCCCGGGTGGGAGCCTCGGTGGTGGGTGGCGACACGGTGGCCGGGCCGGTGTTGACCGTCGCCGTCACCGCGCTGGGGGATCTCCAGGGTCGAGAGGCGGTGACCCGCGCGGGTGCCAAGCCCGGCGACGTGCTGGCGGTCGCGGGTCGCCTGGGTTGGTCGGCGGCGGGGACGACGATCCTGTCCCGCGGATTTCGGTCCCCCGGGGCATTGGTGAACGCTCACCGACGTCCGGAGGTGCCGTACCCGGCCGGACCGGTCGGCGCGGTGTTGGGTGCGACGGCGATGATCGACGTCTCGGACGGACTGTTGGCCGACCTGGGGCACATCGCCGGACAGTCGGGGGTCGCCATAGATGTGGATCGATCGTCGGTGGAGATTCCGACGCAGATGCGGGACGCCGGCCAAGCCCTGGGCGTCGATCCCTACGAATGGGTGTTGACCGGGGGAGAGGACCACGCGCTCGTGGCGACGTTCCCACCAGATGTGTTGCTGGGCCCTGATTGGACGGTCATCGGGCGGGTCGACTCGGGCAGCGGGGTCACCGTCGACGGGCTGCCGTATCAGGGACAGCTCGGTTGGGACCACGGACGCGCGTAG
- a CDS encoding Lrp/AsnC ligand binding domain-containing protein, giving the protein MVQAYILIQTEVGRARDVALAIKQLDGVVHVDSVTGPYDVVVLTQANTVDELGKLVVSKVQQVSGITRTLTCSVVHL; this is encoded by the coding sequence GTGGTACAGGCGTACATCCTGATCCAGACCGAGGTCGGCAGGGCTCGCGACGTCGCGTTGGCCATCAAACAGCTCGACGGTGTCGTGCACGTCGATTCGGTGACCGGCCCGTACGACGTGGTGGTACTCACCCAAGCCAACACCGTCGACGAGTTGGGGAAACTGGTGGTCAGTAAAGTACAGCAGGTGTCGGGTATTACCCGCACCTTGACCTGTTCAGTGGTTCACCTGTAG
- the recG gene encoding ATP-dependent DNA helicase RecG: MATLDTKLSSVVGAKTATALADNLEMATVGDLLHHYPFRYAQRGDRADLNALQIGEHATVVARVRTVTNRPMRNRRGSMLDVTVSDDGGNTLNLTFFNQPWQARHLKAGRWGLFAGKVTEFRGRRQLNSPDFRMLADTDEEETSELIEEFAGAMIPVYRATGKVATWTIARCVRVALDVLTDPSDPLPASLRTEHSLMDYGAALRAIHRPDSTETLYAAKKRLKWQEAFLLQVTLVQRKTRAAAAPATPRPGRTGGIRDAFDARLPFELTDGQRRVGDDIGTDLAHPHPMHRLLQGDVGSGKTMVSLRAMLQVVDSGGQAAMLAPTEVLAAQHFHTIREQLGDLARAGELGAPETATGVTLVTGSLGAAARRGALATLADGSAGIVIGTHALLYEGVDFADLGLVVIDEQHRFGVEQRDALRAKAGKPPHVLVMTATPIPRTVAMTVYGDLETSRLTELPAGRTPIKTHVVPGGDGRWMNRTWQRVREEVEAGHQAYVVCPRIGDDESDSAPADDRRPPLAVLEVAEGLSNGPLAGLRIGILHGRMTADAKEQVMNEYAAAKLDVLVATTVIEVGVNVPNATVMIIMDADRFGVSQLHQLRGRVGRGTAAGLCLLVSEAEAESPAGERLAAVASTTDGFRLAELDLEQRREGDVLGEAQSGARSHVRLLSLLRDADLIGQARVAAEAVVGDDPDLTAEPLLAQAVANLIDDERAEYLEKG; encoded by the coding sequence ATGGCTACATTGGATACCAAGCTTTCCTCGGTGGTCGGCGCCAAGACCGCCACCGCGCTGGCCGACAACCTGGAGATGGCCACCGTCGGGGATTTGTTGCACCACTACCCGTTCAGATACGCGCAGCGGGGTGACCGAGCCGACCTGAACGCCCTTCAAATTGGGGAGCACGCCACGGTGGTGGCTCGGGTCCGGACGGTCACCAACCGTCCGATGCGGAATCGCCGAGGCTCCATGTTGGATGTCACGGTGTCCGACGACGGCGGCAACACACTCAACCTGACCTTCTTCAACCAGCCCTGGCAAGCCCGCCACCTCAAGGCCGGTCGGTGGGGACTGTTCGCGGGGAAGGTCACCGAGTTTCGGGGGCGACGACAGCTCAACAGCCCGGACTTCCGCATGCTGGCCGACACCGACGAGGAGGAGACCAGCGAACTGATCGAGGAGTTCGCCGGGGCCATGATCCCGGTGTACCGGGCCACCGGCAAGGTCGCGACCTGGACGATCGCGCGTTGTGTCCGGGTGGCACTGGACGTACTGACCGATCCTTCGGACCCGTTGCCCGCCTCGCTGCGCACCGAACACTCCCTCATGGACTACGGTGCGGCGCTGCGGGCGATCCACCGCCCCGACTCCACCGAGACCCTGTACGCGGCCAAGAAACGCCTGAAGTGGCAGGAGGCTTTCCTGCTGCAGGTGACGCTGGTGCAACGCAAGACCCGAGCCGCCGCGGCGCCCGCCACACCGCGACCCGGGCGTACCGGCGGGATCCGTGATGCGTTCGACGCTCGACTGCCCTTCGAACTGACCGACGGCCAGCGTCGGGTCGGCGACGACATCGGCACCGATCTGGCCCACCCGCACCCCATGCACCGCCTGCTTCAGGGAGACGTGGGCAGTGGCAAGACCATGGTGTCGCTGCGCGCCATGCTTCAGGTCGTCGACTCCGGTGGCCAGGCGGCGATGCTCGCCCCGACCGAGGTCCTTGCCGCGCAACACTTTCACACGATTCGGGAACAACTGGGGGACCTGGCGCGCGCAGGTGAACTCGGCGCGCCGGAGACCGCCACCGGCGTGACCCTGGTGACCGGCTCGCTGGGGGCGGCCGCCCGGCGCGGCGCACTGGCAACCCTCGCCGACGGTAGTGCCGGAATCGTCATCGGCACCCACGCGCTGTTGTATGAGGGCGTCGACTTCGCCGACCTCGGTCTGGTCGTGATCGACGAACAGCACCGGTTCGGCGTCGAGCAGCGCGACGCCTTGCGGGCCAAGGCGGGCAAACCGCCACACGTCCTGGTCATGACCGCCACACCCATACCCCGGACCGTCGCGATGACCGTCTACGGGGACCTGGAGACCAGTCGACTCACCGAGCTGCCCGCCGGCCGCACTCCGATCAAGACCCACGTGGTGCCCGGCGGTGACGGACGCTGGATGAACCGAACCTGGCAACGCGTCCGCGAGGAGGTCGAAGCCGGTCACCAGGCTTATGTCGTGTGTCCACGTATCGGCGACGACGAGTCCGATAGCGCTCCCGCCGACGACCGACGGCCCCCGTTGGCGGTGTTGGAGGTCGCCGAAGGACTGTCCAACGGTCCGCTGGCGGGCCTGCGGATCGGGATCCTGCACGGCCGCATGACCGCGGACGCCAAAGAACAGGTCATGAACGAATACGCCGCCGCGAAACTGGACGTGTTGGTGGCCACCACCGTCATCGAAGTGGGCGTCAACGTTCCCAACGCCACCGTGATGATCATCATGGACGCCGACCGGTTCGGCGTGTCACAGCTGCACCAGCTGCGTGGCCGGGTCGGGCGCGGCACCGCCGCCGGTTTGTGCCTGCTGGTCAGCGAGGCCGAGGCTGAGTCACCCGCCGGTGAACGACTCGCCGCGGTGGCCTCCACGACCGACGGATTCCGGTTGGCGGAGCTGGATCTGGAACAGCGCCGTGAAGGCGACGTGCTCGGGGAGGCTCAGTCGGGGGCCCGTTCGCACGTGCGACTGTTGTCGTTGCTGCGCGACGCCGACCTCATCGGACAGGCTCGCGTGGCGGCCGAGGCCGTCGTCGGCGACGACCCCGACCTGACGGCCGAACCCCTGCTCGCGCAGGCGGTGGCCAACCTCATCGACGACGAACGCGCCGAATACCTGGAGAAGGGCTGA
- a CDS encoding DAK2 domain-containing protein has translation MPVAGKQLTALDVVAVRSWYRNSLAALSRHRRIVNELNVFPVPDGDTGTNLATTMAAACAECDRIPDADLATVTAGAARGALLAARGNSGVILAQLLQGLADSWTGDVVDATALAAGLTKAAEVAAEAVAEPAEGTILTVATQAADAAAQRVRPRGTERSGELAEMAVAVAEAAATAVAATVDQLPALSRAGVVDAGGLGLALILAELAGVVTGHSGQVADLLRDTDRPGRGTAGRQVMRESGSPEFGFEVQYLLNTDADAIGRLRPVLSQLGDSVAIVGAAAAESDATRTWNVHVHTNDVGAAVEAGIALGRLHRLSVTRFADHAPEPTSHHDADRAIVVVTVDAGLASIITGEGARPLTGTELTSARIVRAIRATGAEDVVILAEPVHRAAAEAAARDARRVGFRVLLVPIQAPVQALAALAVRDTSRRLDQDAIAMAEAAGSCRFGEVVIATDEALTTVGRCMPGDCLAMADGEVVLIGGDPLAVAGGLVDRLCGAGTELLTLIAGSQLSESVRRGIDRHLADVWPLVELQWLETRQNDHLLWIGAE, from the coding sequence GTGCCAGTCGCTGGTAAGCAGCTGACCGCACTGGACGTGGTGGCGGTGCGGTCGTGGTACCGCAACTCGTTGGCCGCCTTGAGCCGCCATCGCCGGATCGTCAATGAGCTCAACGTCTTCCCGGTGCCCGACGGGGATACCGGTACGAATCTGGCCACCACGATGGCCGCCGCCTGTGCCGAATGCGATCGGATCCCGGATGCCGACCTGGCGACGGTGACGGCCGGGGCCGCGCGCGGTGCGTTGCTGGCCGCACGTGGGAACTCCGGCGTGATCCTGGCGCAACTGCTGCAGGGGCTGGCCGACAGCTGGACCGGGGATGTCGTCGACGCCACCGCCCTCGCCGCCGGATTGACCAAGGCCGCCGAGGTCGCCGCCGAGGCCGTCGCCGAACCCGCCGAGGGAACCATCCTGACCGTCGCGACCCAGGCCGCCGACGCCGCAGCCCAGCGGGTTCGACCACGGGGCACCGAGAGATCGGGGGAGTTGGCCGAGATGGCGGTGGCGGTCGCCGAAGCCGCCGCGACCGCCGTGGCCGCGACGGTGGATCAACTGCCGGCGCTCAGCCGCGCCGGAGTCGTCGACGCGGGCGGGTTGGGGTTGGCGCTGATCCTCGCCGAGTTGGCCGGGGTCGTCACGGGTCACTCCGGCCAGGTCGCCGATCTGTTGCGCGACACCGATCGCCCGGGACGCGGTACCGCCGGCCGCCAGGTGATGCGCGAGTCGGGCTCACCGGAGTTCGGGTTCGAGGTCCAGTACCTGTTGAACACCGATGCCGACGCGATCGGTCGACTGCGGCCGGTGTTGTCGCAGCTGGGTGATTCGGTGGCGATCGTGGGGGCGGCCGCGGCGGAGTCGGACGCGACCCGAACCTGGAACGTCCATGTGCACACCAACGACGTCGGCGCCGCCGTCGAGGCCGGAATCGCGTTGGGGCGCCTGCATCGCCTGTCGGTGACTCGATTCGCCGACCACGCCCCCGAGCCGACCTCTCACCACGACGCCGACCGGGCGATCGTCGTGGTGACCGTCGATGCCGGTCTGGCCTCGATCATCACGGGGGAGGGCGCCCGGCCGCTCACCGGCACCGAATTGACTTCGGCTCGGATCGTTCGCGCGATTCGGGCGACCGGCGCCGAGGACGTCGTGATCCTGGCCGAACCGGTTCACCGGGCCGCCGCCGAGGCCGCCGCCCGTGATGCTCGGCGGGTCGGGTTCCGGGTGCTGCTGGTGCCCATTCAAGCGCCGGTACAGGCGTTGGCGGCGTTGGCGGTGCGTGATACCTCCCGCCGACTGGATCAGGATGCGATCGCGATGGCCGAGGCCGCCGGGTCTTGTCGGTTCGGTGAGGTCGTCATCGCCACCGATGAGGCGTTGACGACGGTCGGCAGATGTATGCCCGGTGACTGTCTGGCGATGGCCGACGGAGAGGTCGTCTTGATCGGTGGCGATCCGCTCGCCGTCGCCGGTGGACTGGTGGACCGGTTGTGCGGTGCGGGCACCGAACTGTTGACGCTGATCGCCGGGTCCCAGCTGTCGGAGTCGGTGCGGCGGGGTATCGACCGGCACCTGGCCGACGTCTGGCCGCTGGTGGAGCTTCAGTGGTTGGAGACCCGCCAAAACGATCATCTGTTGTGGATCGGAGCCGAATGA
- a CDS encoding DUF952 domain-containing protein: MTILHFCTEPQWRAAAESGWYRHDSLAAEGFIHFSEPHQVHLPADYLMRGRTDLVLLEVDENRVGAEIRYEPGDPTDPDSMRFPHLYGPLETSAVVAVHPFPPGADGRFTLPEGIAR, translated from the coding sequence TTGACGATCCTGCATTTCTGTACCGAACCGCAGTGGCGGGCCGCCGCGGAATCCGGTTGGTATCGCCACGATTCCCTCGCCGCGGAGGGATTCATCCATTTCTCCGAGCCCCACCAGGTGCACCTGCCCGCCGATTATCTGATGCGCGGACGAACCGACCTCGTGCTGTTGGAGGTCGACGAGAATCGTGTCGGCGCCGAGATCAGGTACGAACCGGGCGACCCGACCGACCCGGACTCCATGCGGTTTCCGCATCTGTACGGCCCCCTGGAGACCTCGGCGGTCGTCGCGGTTCACCCGTTTCCGCCCGGTGCGGACGGCCGCTTCACCCTCCCGGAGGGGATCGCCCGGTGA
- the rpmB gene encoding 50S ribosomal protein L28, whose protein sequence is MSRKCDVCGKGPGFGHNVPWSKKKTNRRWNPNLQSVRAATGSGDNLKRVKVCTSCLKAGKVSRV, encoded by the coding sequence ATGTCCCGCAAATGTGACGTCTGTGGCAAGGGCCCAGGGTTCGGCCACAACGTTCCGTGGTCGAAGAAGAAGACCAACCGTCGGTGGAACCCGAACCTGCAGAGCGTGCGCGCCGCTACCGGCTCCGGCGACAACCTCAAGCGGGTCAAGGTCTGCACCTCGTGCCTGAAGGCAGGCAAGGTCTCCCGCGTCTGA
- the rsmD gene encoding 16S rRNA (guanine(966)-N(2))-methyltransferase RsmD yields the protein MTRIIAGEHGGRRLATPTGDRTRPTSDRVREALFGALTARGELTDLAVLDLYAGSGAIGLEAVSRGAGVALLIESHPATARVIKRNIATLRVEDRAEVKAASLPQALNRPAPRRFDVVYIDPPYDLPQRDLTEVLAALTTGDWLAEDADVIVERSSRSDEPDWPDGLATVRSRRYGESTLWYGRALWT from the coding sequence GTGACTCGGATCATCGCCGGAGAACACGGCGGTCGTCGATTGGCCACCCCGACCGGTGACCGCACCCGTCCCACCTCGGATCGAGTCAGGGAGGCGCTGTTCGGGGCGTTGACCGCCCGCGGTGAACTCACCGACCTGGCGGTCCTGGACCTGTACGCCGGGTCCGGAGCGATCGGCCTGGAGGCGGTCTCGCGAGGAGCCGGCGTCGCGTTGTTGATCGAGTCACACCCGGCGACGGCCCGGGTCATCAAGCGCAACATAGCCACATTGCGGGTCGAGGATCGTGCGGAGGTAAAGGCGGCGTCCCTGCCCCAGGCATTGAATCGCCCGGCACCCCGCCGGTTCGACGTCGTCTACATCGATCCGCCCTATGACCTGCCGCAGCGTGACTTGACCGAGGTCTTGGCCGCGTTGACGACCGGCGACTGGCTGGCCGAGGACGCCGACGTGATCGTGGAACGCTCCAGCCGAAGCGACGAACCGGACTGGCCGGACGGACTCGCCACGGTACGCAGTCGTCGTTACGGGGAATCGACCCTTTGGTACGGTCGCGCGTTGTGGACCTGA
- the coaD gene encoding pantetheine-phosphate adenylyltransferase produces the protein MTQRPQTPAVNQPASRRALCPGSFDPVTYGHLDIINRAAQLYDELFVAVFINPSKRGLFTLDERMEMLTEVTGHLPNVSITSFQGLTVDFCRTNDVGIIVKGIRAVSDFDYEQQMAQMNYGLAGVETLFMPTNPLYSFVSSSLIKDVAKWGGDVDGQVPAPVAARLVARLRDA, from the coding sequence CTGACACAACGCCCCCAAACGCCCGCGGTCAACCAGCCCGCCTCTCGACGAGCCCTGTGCCCCGGTTCGTTCGACCCGGTCACCTACGGCCACTTGGACATCATCAACCGGGCGGCGCAACTGTATGACGAGCTGTTCGTCGCCGTGTTCATCAACCCCTCCAAGCGGGGGCTTTTCACCCTCGACGAACGCATGGAGATGCTCACCGAGGTCACCGGACATCTGCCCAATGTCTCGATCACCTCGTTTCAAGGCCTGACGGTCGACTTCTGTCGCACCAACGACGTCGGCATCATCGTCAAAGGCATCCGGGCGGTCTCCGACTTCGACTACGAACAACAGATGGCCCAGATGAACTACGGACTGGCCGGCGTGGAAACCCTGTTCATGCCAACGAATCCGCTGTACTCGTTCGTGTCGTCGAGTCTGATCAAGGACGTCGCCAAGTGGGGCGGCGACGTTGACGGCCAGGTTCCGGCACCCGTCGCGGCCAGGCTAGTCGCCCGGTTGCGTGACGCATAG